A single Leptolyngbya ohadii IS1 DNA region contains:
- a CDS encoding YkvA family protein — protein sequence MKHFIKPLYTWYRNILRNSKYRWIVVAASLFYLVSPIDFVTDAIPVIGWLDDGVIATILVTEASQMLLEQRKNRKAKTSKQQSLNESLSESVS from the coding sequence ATGAAACACTTCATCAAACCGCTCTACACATGGTATCGCAACATTTTACGGAACTCTAAATATCGCTGGATTGTCGTCGCAGCAAGTCTGTTTTACTTAGTCAGCCCGATCGACTTTGTAACCGATGCGATTCCCGTAATTGGCTGGTTAGATGACGGGGTGATTGCAACCATTCTGGTGACGGAAGCTTCCCAAATGCTGCTGGAACAGCGCAAGAATCGCAAAGCCAAGACCAGCAAACAGCAATCCCTGAATGAATCCCTGAGTGAAAGCGTGAGCTAA
- a CDS encoding phosphatidate cytidylyltransferase, translating into MPIPLPRILSAIVAIVLALGMTLLGGWYFTLGFGIIIYLGQLEYFELTRAKGIAPAAKTTLVVSQILLIVSTLSSPLADAVMPVAGTFICFYLLFQPKFATIADISASILGLFYGGYLPSYWVRLRALGSAEVSNLPLGGYWLPFPLPHLQDLPIGLTTTLLTFLCIWAADIGAYVFGKTFGKTRLTDISPKKTVEGAVFGVLASVAVATVGAWYLGWAGSPLSGMALGLMIGIASLLGDLTESMMKRDAGVKDSGQLIPGHGGILDRADSYVFTAPLVYYFVTLLLPLLPG; encoded by the coding sequence ATGCCCATCCCCTTACCGCGTATCCTCAGTGCAATTGTGGCGATCGTCCTGGCGTTGGGGATGACGCTGCTCGGCGGCTGGTATTTTACGCTGGGGTTCGGCATCATCATTTACCTGGGACAACTGGAGTATTTTGAGCTAACTCGCGCCAAGGGCATTGCCCCCGCTGCAAAAACGACCCTCGTGGTGAGTCAGATCCTCCTGATTGTCTCCACCCTGTCCTCGCCGCTGGCGGATGCCGTAATGCCCGTCGCCGGGACGTTTATCTGCTTTTACCTGCTGTTTCAGCCCAAGTTTGCGACGATCGCCGATATTTCCGCCTCGATCCTGGGACTGTTCTACGGGGGCTACCTGCCCAGCTATTGGGTACGGCTGCGGGCATTGGGCAGTGCAGAAGTGAGTAATTTGCCTCTGGGCGGCTACTGGCTTCCCTTTCCCCTCCCCCACCTGCAAGATTTGCCGATCGGACTCACCACCACTTTGCTGACTTTCCTGTGCATCTGGGCAGCAGACATCGGAGCCTATGTGTTTGGCAAAACCTTCGGTAAAACCCGCCTGACGGACATCAGCCCCAAAAAGACGGTGGAAGGGGCAGTGTTTGGGGTGCTTGCCAGTGTTGCAGTTGCTACGGTGGGTGCATGGTATCTGGGCTGGGCGGGTTCGCCTCTCAGCGGCATGGCACTGGGACTGATGATCGGAATTGCCAGCCTCCTGGGAGATTTAACCGAATCGATGATGAAACGCGATGCAGGCGTCAAGGATTCGGGGCAGCTCATTCCGGGGCATGGGGGCATCCTCGATCGCGCTGATAGCTATGTGTTTACTGCGCCACTGGTTTATTACTTTGTGACGCTGCTGCTGCCGCTGTTGCCAGGGTAG
- a CDS encoding AraC family transcriptional regulator, translating to MGSRVQQNTKLLSIAAFDHLDLFRAEAFCFSYARHSHTTYSIGLIEAGLSGNYYRGSTYLAPAQSIILMNPEEVHTGYSAEEQLLTYRMLYPSVRLMEQVASELHDNQQFPYFKVPVAQNQILARKFYELLHALEFSKDQLNQQCLLVDVLSLLIIQCGGGKYRSIQSNQEHQAIGLIKQYLYEQYNTNISLEQLAALTNLNRSYLIRIFRRTVGMPPYAYLTQVRVEKAKMLLRQGMSAAETAIAVGMADQSHLNRHFKRMVGVTPGQYRLSYFRE from the coding sequence ATGGGCAGTCGAGTTCAGCAAAATACAAAACTTCTGTCGATTGCAGCGTTTGATCATCTTGATTTATTTCGTGCAGAGGCGTTTTGCTTCAGTTATGCCCGTCATTCCCATACGACCTATTCGATCGGCTTGATCGAAGCAGGACTGTCGGGCAATTATTACCGGGGTTCAACCTACTTAGCTCCGGCTCAAAGCATAATTTTAATGAATCCAGAAGAGGTTCATACGGGCTATTCGGCGGAGGAACAGCTGTTGACCTATCGGATGCTTTATCCCAGCGTGAGGCTGATGGAGCAGGTTGCGAGTGAACTGCATGATAATCAGCAGTTTCCCTACTTCAAAGTTCCGGTCGCCCAAAATCAGATTTTAGCCAGGAAATTTTATGAATTACTTCATGCCCTCGAATTTTCAAAAGATCAGCTAAATCAGCAATGTTTGCTGGTTGATGTTTTGTCACTCTTGATTATTCAGTGTGGTGGCGGTAAATATCGATCGATTCAGTCGAATCAGGAGCATCAGGCGATCGGTTTAATCAAGCAATATCTGTACGAGCAATACAACACAAACATTTCCCTGGAACAGCTTGCCGCACTCACAAACCTGAATCGTTCCTATTTAATTCGCATATTTCGTAGAACGGTTGGAATGCCGCCCTATGCTTATCTGACTCAGGTGCGCGTGGAGAAAGCAAAAATGCTGCTTCGTCAGGGGATGTCGGCAGCAGAAACAGCGATCGCGGTGGGAATGGCAGATCAAAGCCATCTCAATCGTCACTTCAAACGCATGGTTGGCGTTACGCCAGGGCAGTATCGTTTGAGCTATTTCCGGGAGTAG
- a CDS encoding DUF3291 domain-containing protein, producing the protein MTSHEPVPQAYQLAQINIALMKAPLHDPIMAEFASGLDQVNAIADQSPGFVWRLKDEGGNATRIRAFADERILVNLSVWSSLESLKTYVYQSLHGEFFVRRHNWFEKYQEAHFAMWWIPAGHIPSIEEAGEKLDHLQQHGDSEIAFTFAKPYPSPLESYYPAS; encoded by the coding sequence ATGACTTCTCACGAACCTGTACCGCAGGCTTACCAGCTTGCTCAGATCAACATTGCCCTGATGAAAGCCCCCCTCCACGATCCGATCATGGCTGAATTCGCCAGCGGTTTAGATCAGGTGAATGCGATCGCCGATCAAAGTCCAGGATTTGTCTGGCGATTAAAAGATGAAGGGGGAAATGCAACCCGTATTCGCGCCTTTGCTGACGAGAGAATTCTGGTGAATTTATCGGTCTGGAGCAGCCTGGAGTCGCTAAAAACCTATGTTTATCAGAGCCTTCATGGAGAATTCTTTGTCCGTCGCCACAACTGGTTTGAGAAATACCAGGAAGCGCATTTTGCAATGTGGTGGATTCCCGCAGGGCATATTCCCTCTATCGAAGAAGCCGGGGAAAAGCTCGATCATCTTCAGCAGCACGGAGACTCCGAAATCGCCTTTACCTTCGCTAAACCCTATCCCTCGCCCTTGGAAAGCTATTATCCGGCATCCTAG